TCTGGGTGCCGCCGCTGCTGGCCGGCAAGCGGATCGCCGACGTCGGCGACGGGTTCGCCGCGGGCGACGTGCTCGGCTCCGACCCGGTCGCGGCCTGGGACGCCGCCGCCGGCGCCGCCGCGGCCGCGTTCGCCGCGGCCGGCGCGATCGAGCGGACCGTGCACCTGTCGTACGCGGATCGCCCGGCCGAGGAGTACGCCCGGGAGATGGTCTTCGACCTGGTGATCCACAGCTGGGACCTGGCCCGCGGCATCTCCGCCGACGAGACCGTCGACCCCGACCTGGTCGAGGCGGTGTACGCGCAGATCGAGCCGGACACCGACCTGACCGAGAGCGGGCTGTTCGACGAGCCGGTCCCGGTGCCGCCCGAGGCGGACGAGCAGGCGAAACTGAT
The genomic region above belongs to Mycobacteriales bacterium and contains:
- a CDS encoding TIGR03086 family metal-binding protein yields the protein MATDVLDLHRRALDEFGRRVHAVGTDQWGCPTPCKDWEVRNLVNHLVSEQLWVPPLLAGKRIADVGDGFAAGDVLGSDPVAAWDAAAGAAAAAFAAAGAIERTVHLSYADRPAEEYAREMVFDLVIHSWDLARGISADETVDPDLVEAVYAQIEPDTDLTESGLFDEPVPVPPEADEQAKLIAFTGRQPF